Below is a genomic region from Myxococcota bacterium.
CGCGCGCCATTGCGCCGTTCATCTGGGGTTTCGGCCTGCTCGCCCTCTTCGACGTGCACATCCAGTACCTGGCTTCCCACGCATTCGGGGTGGCGATCGACTGGACGGCGATGGCTGCGCGTCTCCCGATCATCTATCTCACCTTCCTGATTCCGACCCTCGGCAACTTCGGGACCCGGGAGCTCACCTGGGCGGCGCTCTTCGGTGAGTTCGGCGACCGCGACCACCTGATCGCCTACGCCTTCTCGATCAACGCGATCTTCCTCGTGCTCAACGTGATCCTGGGCGTGATCTTCCTGTCGCGGGCGCTCCAGCTGATCCGCGCGGTTCGCGAAGCCCGGCGTGAGGGGGAACGCGTTCCCCAGCCGATCTTCCCCGACCCGACGGACACCTGAAGCGGCGCGTTCGTGTGCACGGGGCGCCGTGCGCGTTACGATACAGGCCCCGCCCTCCCGCCCAGCTTCCCTCCTCCCTGCGGAGTACGCCGATGGCGAGAAAGAGCAAGACGGCCGTCTTGAAGCGGCAGCGCGAGCTGAAGAAGGCGGAGAAGGCCGCTGCAAAGCGCGAGAAGCGGGCCACACGCGAGGGCGTCGCGGCGGACGAAGACGTCGCCACCCAGGACGACCTGGCCGGTTACGGCCTCGTCGAAGAAGAAGAACCCGAAGTCGAGCAGGAAGCCTGAGCGCTTGGCCAACAACGAACCTCTGATCGCCGTCTTCATCGACTACGAGAACCTGGCCATCGGCGTCCGCCGGATGCGCAAGGGCTCGTTCCAGATCGACCTGGTCCTGCGGCGTCTCCTGCAGCGGGGCCGCATCGTCTACAAGCGCGCCTACTGCGATTGGGGCAACTACCGCGAGGCCGTGCGCGAGTTCCACACCCACGGCATCGAGCTCGTCGACATTCCCCAGTCGAAGGCGAGTGGCAAGAACAGCGCCGACATCCACATGGTCGTCGACGCGCTGGACCTCTGTTACCAGAAGGACCACATCGATTCCTTCGCCTTGATCTCGGGCGACAGCGACTTCTCGCCGCTCGTCGCGAAGCTCAAGGAGAACGAGAAGTGGGTGGTCGGCTGCGGCGTGAAGAGCTCGACCTCCGATCTCCTGATCGGGAGCTGTGACGAGTTCGTCTACTACGACGACCTGATCCGGGACGTCGAAGCGAAGAAAAAGAAGAAGAAGCCCTCGACGAAGAAGAAGGACGACTCGGGCAACAAGAAGGACGAGCTGGCCGACAAGATCCTCGAAGCCGTCGATTCCCTGGAACGCGACTACGACACGATCTGGGGTTCGATGGTCAAGCAGACGATCCGGCGGCTCTTCCCCGGCTTCAACGAGGGCTACTACGGAGCCCGCTCCTTCGCCGATGTGCTCGAGATGGTCGAGAAAGACGGCCACATCGACCTCGAGTTCGACGAGGACCGCGGCAACTACGTCGTGCGCCCGCGGCGCTAGGCGGCGGCCCTAGGCCTGCGGCTCCGCGCGCAGGACCGCGATCGGCAGCTGGAAATCGTAGTCGCCCGGCCGCTCGAGCCCGAAGCGCGCCCGCACTTCGGCAGGTGCCGCGTCGAAGAGCACGCGTAGACCCGCGGTCGCCTCGGCCGAGGTCCCGATCCGGGTCACCCAGGCTTCGAAATCGATCTCGAGCACGAAGCGGTCGAGCACTTCCGACGCCAGCCCCGCCGTCGCGAGCAGCGCCTGCCAATCGGCCTCGCGGTGGTCGCGCACGTGGCTCGGGTCGCGCAGCACCTCGAACGCGTTCAGGAAGGTGTCGCTGGCCGCGTCGTCGGGGGCCACCGCGTCCGACAGCAGGAAGAGTCCTCCCGGGACCAGCACCCGTGCGACCTCACGCAGCATGGCGGCCGGGTCGGCCACGTGGTGCGCCGAGTGTCGGGACGTCACCACGTCGAAGGACGCATCCGGGAAGGGAAGCGCCTCGGCATTCCCGGGTTCGAAGCGCGCGTTGGAGATGCCCCGCTCCATCGCCTGGGCGCGCGCCGCATCGAGCATCGCCGGGGTGAGGTCCAGACCCACCGCCTCGGCGACGCGGGGCGCGAAGGCCAATGCGGTGTGCCCCGGCCCGCAGCCCAGGTCGAGCACCCGCTCGTGGCCGGTGCGGACACCCGCGGCCAGGAGAGCGTCGAGGTCGGGCCCGGAGCGGTGCACGGCGCTCGTGACGTAGGCGGCCGCAGCCGGGCCGAAGCGGTCTTGAATAGAGGCGGTCTGATCCATGGAGGACTCCGGAGTGGGGGTGAGAACGGGGTCAAGTGCATTTCATTTGCGTATCAATAATTATTAACATAAGTTAAATATCATGCAAGCGCGACCCGAGATCCACGAGGCCATCGCCGCCCTCCAGCGGCTCACCGAGCTCTTCACCCTGCGGCGGCGTCAGCTCGCCGGCGAGGTCGGGCTCACCGAATCCCAGTGGTCCCTGCTCGAAGAGGTGGCCGACGTGCACTTCCTGCCGTCGCTCTTCGCTCAGGAGCGCGAATGTACGCCGGCGGCGGTGTCACGCGGGCTCCGCGCCCTGCTCGACCAGCGCCTCGTGGTCGTGGAGATCGACCCGAGCGATGGGCGCCAGCGCCGCTATCGATTGACCGCCGAAGGCAAGCGCGTGCTGCGCAACCTGCGCCGCGGACGCGAACGCGCGATCGCCGCCATCTGGCAGGACTTCGACGCGCCGACCCTCGGGGCGTTCGTGCACTTCGCCGACGAGCTGTCCGATCAGCTGGCGGCCTATGCGGGCCGCGGGGCTACTTCCCGCGAAACTCGGGCTTCCGCTTCTCGCTGAACGCTTTCACCGCCTCGACGTAGTCCTCGGTGAAGGCACCGCAGACCATGCGCTCGGCTTCGACATCGAGGCAGGACTGCAGATCTTCGGTGAGGGCCCGGTTCAGGTTTTCCTTCATGAAGCGCAGGGCGATCGGCGGTCCGCTCGCGATCTCCTTCGCCCAGGCCAGGGCTGCGTCCGGCAGTTCGGCTTCCGCCACGACCCGGTTGGCGAGGCCGAGCGCGAGGCAATCCTCGGCGCTCACGCGTCGTGCGGTGAACATCAGCTCGCGGGCCCGGGCCGGACCGAGCAGTCGCGTGAGGAACCAGCTGGCGCCGTAGTCTCCGGAGAGCCCCAGGCGCGCGTACGCGGTGGTCACGAAGGCGCTCTCGGCAAAGATCCGCAGGTCGCAGGCGAGCGCGAGCGCGAACCCCGCGCCCGCAGCGGGCCCGGGCAGCGCGGCCAACACCGGCTTCGTCAGGCGGTGCAGCAGCGCGGGCACCTCGTGTTCGCGGCGCAGGATGCGCACGCGCGGCTCGCGTTCGGGCGGCGGCCCCTCGGCCATGACCTTCGTGTCGCCGCCCGCGCAGAACCCGCCGCCCGCGCCGGTCAGCAGGACGCACCCCACCCCGGTGTCGTCGTCGAGCACGGGCAGCACGGCGCGCAGCGCTTCCTTCATCTCGATGGTCAGCGCGTTGCGGGCCTCGGGACGATGCAGGGTGAGGACGGCGACCCGTTCGTCGACGTGACACAAGAGCTGCTCGGTTCCGGTCTCGATCGTTTCGCTCACCGCTCCTCCGTGGCGCGTCACCCTACCACGCTCTCCCGATGGCTTCCGTCGGTGCCCTGCCCTTGCCAGCGCGGGTCTCGGGCGACTACAAAGCGGGGGCTCGCTCGACCCCTTCTGGAGGATCTCATGGGACTGCCCGAACCCCCGCCGCTCGGAGCCCACGCCCTGCCCGCCGGCAGCTACGACGGTCAGGTCGTCCTGGTCACCGGAGGCGGGACCGGCCTGGGCAAAGCGATGGCCGTCGAGTTCGGTCGACTCGGCGCGACGGTCGCGATCGTGTCGCGCTCCGAAGAGCACCTCGCGGCCGGTGTCGCGGCGGTAGAAGAGGCGGGGGGCAAGGCCCTGTCGGCCACCGCCGACGTCCGTCAGGCGGACAGCGTCGCCGCCGCCTTCGACCGCGTCGCCGAGCAGGCGGGTCTCCCCGACGTCCTGATCAACAACGCCGCCGGCAACTTCCCGGTTCCCGCCGAGGACATGAGCCCGAACGCCTGGCGTGCGGTCGTCGAGATCGTCCTCTCGGGCACGTTCCACTGCTCGCGCGAGTTCGGCCGTCGGCACATCGCGGCCGAAACGCCGGGCGCGATCGTCAACATCGGCGCCGCCTACGCCTGGACCGGCGGTCCGGGCTTCGCCCACTCCGCCGCCGCAAAGGCCGGCGTCAAGAACCTCACCGAGACCCTCGCCGTCGAATGGGGACCCTACGGGATACGCGTGAACGGCCTGGTGCCCGGCCTCTTCCCCCACGACGACGAGACCCAGAACATTCGTTCGGTCCCCGAACGCCGCAAGAACGACGGGGCCCGGGCTCCGGCGGGCCGGGTCGGATTTCCCCACGAGTTGGGCTGGGCCGCCACGTTCCTGGCGTCTCCCTACGCCGCCTACATCAGCGGCCACACCCTGGTCGTCGACGGCGCGAACTGGCAGCGCCGCGCCATGCTCATGCCCGAGTTCGTGCCGATCCGCGAACAACTCGGCAAGGGCCCCTTCGAACTCTGAGCCCCACCTGCGAGGACCCCTCTCTTGAGTGAACGACCCGTCTTGATGGAACTCGTACGCGAGCCGCCGCTCGCCCACATCGTGCTCACGAATCCGGAGAAGCTGAACGCCTGGAGCTGGGAGTCGGCCCGCCAGGTGACGACTCTCGCCGACGAGATTCGCTTCGACGACACGATCCGCGCGGTCGTGTTCCGCGCCGAGGGCCGGGCCTTCTGCGCGGGGGTCGACCTCGGCATGCCCGAAGACCGCATCACCGGCCGCTCCCCGGCCGAGAAGACCCGCAACTATTTCGAGAAGTTCCGATGGGTCCACGAACGTTTCCACGTGCTCGCGGAGCTGCCGCAGCCCGTCGTGATGGCGATTCACGGCTACTGCCTCGGCGCGGGCCTCGAAGTCGCCATGATGGGCGACATCCGCATCGCCTCCGACGATGCGCGCTTCGCGCTCCCCGAGCCGAAGGTCGGCGTGTCGATCGATGCGGGCGGCGACCTGCGCTTGATCGCCGAGATCGGTGCGGGTTGGACGAAGCTCCTCGCCCTGACCGGCCGACGCATCGACGCCGAAACCGCCCTGCGCATCGGCATCGTGCAAGAAGTCGTGCCGCGTGACACGCTGGTCGACCACGCGACGGCGCTCGCCGCCGAGATCGCCGGCAATGCGCCACTCGCCGTGCAGGGCATCAAGCGCACGATCAACTACCGCGCCCAACAGGGCCTCGCCGAAGCGCTGCGCTTCGAAGCCGCCAGCGCCGCGCCGCTCTTCACCTCCGACGACATGACCCTCGGCTACAAGGCGATGGCCGCGAAAGAGGACGCGAAGTTCGAGGGGAAGTAGCCCCCGGAGTCAGCGGACGCCGGGCCCGTCGAAGCGTCCGTTGCCGTCGACGTCCACGTAGATCGGGTTCGAGAACGCAGCCGACACGAAGCCCGGAACCACCGTCTCGGTGTAGGGGCCCGGGTGTGCCGCGCGCCAGGCTGCAGCGTCCGCGTCGAGCGGCGCCCCCGCCTCCAGCACCACGAAGGCATCCGCGTCGAGCGCGAGGGGAACGCGTCCCGTGCGCTCAGTCGTGCGATGCACGACGTCGCCGTTCACCACGATCCGCACCTCTTCGAGCGGAACCCAGTCGGCCGCGTCGACCTCGAAAGCGACGAACCCGGCCTCGCCGCCGGGCACGAGCGCACCGGCCTCGGCCGTGCCCACCTGGAAGCGGCGGATGCGCGGACCAGTCGTTCCGAAGCTGCGTCCCTCGCGCAGGGCGCGATCGAAGCCCGCCTGTGGCTCCGGCCGTGGATCCGTTCCCACCCAGACGTAGTTGCGCGGGTACGCCGCCAGCTGATCGGCGCCGTGGGTATCCGAGTTCGCGGTCCCCGTGCGACGGACGCCGTGTCGGAGCAAGGCGTGCCAGTCCGCGCGCATCAGCCGGTAGGCGTTGTACGACTTGCCGTTCATCACCTCGATGGCGTCGAAGTCCAGCGCGCGGGTCCCGTCGGCAGCGGCCTCGAGGAGCGGCGCATGGTCGGGCGCATCCAGCGGCGCCGCGGGATCGAAGGCGGGTCCCTGGCTCAGGTGGGTGAAGAAACTGCCGTCGTGGCGCGCGGGCTTCCGGCCGCGCGGATGGTTCAACTGCAGGACCTGAGCGCCGTGTTCGCGACGGAGCTTCGAGTAGAGCTCTCCTACGAGCAGGTTCTGACTGGGAGGCGCTCCCGCACGATGCAACGTCGGACGCGGCTCGACGGGCCAGGCGTTGTGGTGCCCGATCGTCCAGGGCGCGACGGCGCTCGGCGTGCTGCTGGTGATCTCGACACCGTGCACCACGCGCAGCCGGTCGGCGAGGCCGAGGCGTGCCAGCGCCGGGCGGTAGTCGGGGACGTGATCGTGATCGGTGGCGACGAGCACGTGGACGCCCTCGGCGACGTAGGCGCGCAGGCGCTGCTCGTTCGGCGTCTGGGAGTCGTCGCTGGCCTGGGCGTGGACGTGGAGGTCGGCGACCTCGACCCCGGCCAGGGGCGGCAGGGCTTCGAGTTCGAACGGCGGCACCGCCGCTTCGCTGCCGGGCTCCGCGAGGGTCAACTCGATCTGCGCGAGGTTCCAGTCGAGCCCGCGGGTCGCCGTGAGTCGATAGCGACCCGGCGGTAGCGCCACCGCGGCGGGATCCTGCGGCGTCCCGGTGAACCACAGGGACCGGCTCATCTGCGCGCTCGGCAGCGGCGCTCCATCGAGGCGGGCGTCCCAGAGATCGTCGTGAAAGCGCGGATCCGGGGTGCCGTCCCGGCCCTCCACGATGATCCGGCCAGGCCCCCCATCGGCGAAGGCCGGCGCGAAGCGCAGCTGCGCCAGGGCGGTCGGCGTGTCGAAGCGGACTTCGGCGAAGGCCGCCTCCGGGACCTCGATCACGCGCGTGGTGTTCTGGGCGCCCGCGACGCGAAGCTCGACCTGGTAGCGACCCGGCGGCAACACGATCTGGAACGGTTCGCCGGACGCAATGCGCCGCGATGTCACCGGCGCGCCGGCTTCGGTCCCCACCCACAGCACGGCCCGCCGCGCCCCCGTGTCGAGGGCGCCGCGCAGCCCCGCGCGGCCGTCGGCGAAGCCGAGATCGACGAAGACGCGGTCCGAGTTCGCGGCGACATCGGAACGTCCGGCGACGTACACGCGCCGCGACCACACGGACTGCTCCCCGGCCTCCAGTTCGCGGAACAGCGCGCGCGCGAGACCCAGCAGACCGAGGCTCGGCGAACGGGAGCCGAGTAGCGAGACCGCCACACTCACGTGCTCTTCGGTGACCCCGAAGATCGGCAGGCCCGCTTCGGTGCGTTCGGGCGAGGCCAGGGCGTAGGCGATCGGAGGGAACCCCTCGACACCGACGAGCCCCAGGTGGGTGAACGCCGCGATCGCGTCGGCCGACGGGAAGCCGTCGCGCGCGAAACCCATGTTGCGGAACCCGCGCGAAGCCTCGGGGGCGAGTGTGTTGCCGAGGAAGATGCGACCGCTGCGACCCCCGCGCATCCAGACGTCGCCGAACGCGAAGACCGGTGCCCCGTCCTCGCCCGTGTTCGTGAGGGTCGTCTCGATCCGCACGAAGGGCTCGCCGGGACGCACCTCGTACACCGTCTCGACGGTAACCTCGGCGATGTCTTCCGGGTCGGGCACCAGCGGGTCGAGCGCGCGCGCCCAGAAACCGCCGCGTGGAAGCGCGCGCAGCCCCGAGCTCGTCACGACGATACGCGCGAACGCCCCGTCGGGATCGACTTCGGCGCGAATCGCGTCGTAGCCCACCTCGATGCGCTGGGTGAGGTTGATGATCGGGAACAGGCGCGCGAACTGATCCTCGCCCTGACGATCGCGGAGGCCCAGGTCGACGAGGGTCCCGCCGTGGTTCTGCTTCGCGTGTTCGCGACCCACGTCGTCGATGACCGCTTCGATGACGTCGTTCGCGAGCCACCAGTCACCGACCCCGCCGATCGAATCGGGCCCGCCGACGCGCAACGTCTCGACCGAGTCGACCTCGATGCGCTCGGCCCGAAGCTCGGCGCCCACTCCCGATGCCAGGAGCAGGAGCCCGAAGGCCACGACCCCCCCTCGTTGCCACGCTCGCGCCGCACCGATCACGGGCGGAACGTAGCGCGCCTCCCGCGGCGAACGATCGGGCGGCTAGCGGCGCGCGCGAGGCCAGAGCGCCACGGCGAGCGCGGCCAACGCGGCGCTGGGCAACCAGCCCGCGACCCCTGGAGCGAGCACACCCTGGGAACCCAGGGTCGTCGTCATCCCCACCAGGACGACGTACCCGGCCGACACACCGAGGGCGAACGCCAGCGTTCGCCCCCAACGGAGCCGGGGCGGACCGCCCAGGACGAAGAGTACGAGCGCGGCCGGCAGCAGGGCCGGGGCAAGCGCTCCGGCCCTGCGCGCCTGGAACGCGGTGCGCAGACCGGTGGTGGGTACGCCCGTCTGCTCACGGCGCGCAATGGCGCGGGTCAGGCCTTCGTTGGAGAGATGCATCGGATCGAGAGCGCCCACACCCACCTGGAGGCGCGTCCTCTCCGGACCGTTGCGTCGTGCGTTCCTCCCGGCTCCGAGCGTCCAGGTCGTCGCGTCTTCGAGCGTCCACCAGCCCTCCCCGGTGTGCACCGCACGATCGGCGTCCGAGCGCGCGGCGGGCAGACCCTCGGTGTCGAGTTCGAAGACGGTCAAGGCGCGGGCGATGCCGCGCTCGGCGTCGAACGCGTCGGCCGCGACCCAACGGTCGCCGGACCGCTGCCACACAGCGCGCGTGGACGCTGTCGCGGGCGACCGCGCTTGCGCCTTGATCTCGGTGCGCTTCAGGTAGTCGGCGTGGGCATTCGTGCGCGGGACGACCTGGTCGCGCAGCAGGAAATAGCCGGGCACGGCGAGCCAGGTGAGCACGAACACCGGCGCGAGCGCGCGCAACCCCGACACGCCGCTCGCACGCAGCCCGACCAGCTCTCCATCCGCCGCCAGGGCACCGACCAGCAGCGCCGCGGCAGCCAGCATCGCGAACGGCACCACCCGCGCCGCCAACAAGGGCGCGCGGGCCGCGTAGAAACGCGCGACCTCGTCGGGTTCGGCGGCGTGGCGCGCGAACCAAGCGAGTCGCTCCAGGAAATCGATCCCCAGATAGAAGACGAAGAGCGCGCCGAACGAGAGACCGACGAGCACCAGGAAACGCGCCGCGATGTGGCGCGTGAGGATCCCGCTGCGGAACGCGACGGCGTGGCGCTCGCCGTCGCGCGCCGGGGACGCCGCGCGCCGCGATGGGGTGCGCGCGCCGAAGCGAACGCGTCCTCGCCACGCGACCCCCGCGAGGAGCAACAGCGCATGCGGCGTCCACACCGACGCGCCGTGGCCGACGAGTCCCGCTTGCGCGACCCCCGCCCCGAGGGCCTGGGCCGCGAAGCTTCCCGCGAGCGCCGCGACCCCGACGCCGAGCGCGCGCATGCGCGACCGCACGCGGGTCGCGAGCGCCAACGGCCACGCGGCCAGGGTCCAGCCGAAGGCCCAGAGCGGTTCGGCCCAGCGTCGCTGCCGTTCGCGCCGCGCGGCCACCGCCAGCCGCGGATCCGGCCCCACCACCAGCGTCGCAAGCGCCG
It encodes:
- a CDS encoding NYN domain-containing protein, whose translation is MANNEPLIAVFIDYENLAIGVRRMRKGSFQIDLVLRRLLQRGRIVYKRAYCDWGNYREAVREFHTHGIELVDIPQSKASGKNSADIHMVVDALDLCYQKDHIDSFALISGDSDFSPLVAKLKENEKWVVGCGVKSSTSDLLIGSCDEFVYYDDLIRDVEAKKKKKKPSTKKKDDSGNKKDELADKILEAVDSLERDYDTIWGSMVKQTIRRLFPGFNEGYYGARSFADVLEMVEKDGHIDLEFDEDRGNYVVRPRR
- a CDS encoding methyltransferase domain-containing protein; translated protein: MDQTASIQDRFGPAAAAYVTSAVHRSGPDLDALLAAGVRTGHERVLDLGCGPGHTALAFAPRVAEAVGLDLTPAMLDAARAQAMERGISNARFEPGNAEALPFPDASFDVVTSRHSAHHVADPAAMLREVARVLVPGGLFLLSDAVAPDDAASDTFLNAFEVLRDPSHVRDHREADWQALLATAGLASEVLDRFVLEIDFEAWVTRIGTSAEATAGLRVLFDAAPAEVRARFGLERPGDYDFQLPIAVLRAEPQA
- a CDS encoding MarR family transcriptional regulator encodes the protein MQARPEIHEAIAALQRLTELFTLRRRQLAGEVGLTESQWSLLEEVADVHFLPSLFAQERECTPAAVSRGLRALLDQRLVVVEIDPSDGRQRRYRLTAEGKRVLRNLRRGRERAIAAIWQDFDAPTLGAFVHFADELSDQLAAYAGRGATSRETRASASR
- a CDS encoding enoyl-CoA hydratase-related protein; the encoded protein is MSETIETGTEQLLCHVDERVAVLTLHRPEARNALTIEMKEALRAVLPVLDDDTGVGCVLLTGAGGGFCAGGDTKVMAEGPPPEREPRVRILRREHEVPALLHRLTKPVLAALPGPAAGAGFALALACDLRIFAESAFVTTAYARLGLSGDYGASWFLTRLLGPARARELMFTARRVSAEDCLALGLANRVVAEAELPDAALAWAKEIASGPPIALRFMKENLNRALTEDLQSCLDVEAERMVCGAFTEDYVEAVKAFSEKRKPEFRGK
- a CDS encoding SDR family oxidoreductase, translated to MGLPEPPPLGAHALPAGSYDGQVVLVTGGGTGLGKAMAVEFGRLGATVAIVSRSEEHLAAGVAAVEEAGGKALSATADVRQADSVAAAFDRVAEQAGLPDVLINNAAGNFPVPAEDMSPNAWRAVVEIVLSGTFHCSREFGRRHIAAETPGAIVNIGAAYAWTGGPGFAHSAAAKAGVKNLTETLAVEWGPYGIRVNGLVPGLFPHDDETQNIRSVPERRKNDGARAPAGRVGFPHELGWAATFLASPYAAYISGHTLVVDGANWQRRAMLMPEFVPIREQLGKGPFEL
- a CDS encoding enoyl-CoA hydratase/isomerase family protein yields the protein MSERPVLMELVREPPLAHIVLTNPEKLNAWSWESARQVTTLADEIRFDDTIRAVVFRAEGRAFCAGVDLGMPEDRITGRSPAEKTRNYFEKFRWVHERFHVLAELPQPVVMAIHGYCLGAGLEVAMMGDIRIASDDARFALPEPKVGVSIDAGGDLRLIAEIGAGWTKLLALTGRRIDAETALRIGIVQEVVPRDTLVDHATALAAEIAGNAPLAVQGIKRTINYRAQQGLAEALRFEAASAAPLFTSDDMTLGYKAMAAKEDAKFEGK
- a CDS encoding CehA/McbA family metallohydrolase, producing MAFGLLLLASGVGAELRAERIEVDSVETLRVGGPDSIGGVGDWWLANDVIEAVIDDVGREHAKQNHGGTLVDLGLRDRQGEDQFARLFPIINLTQRIEVGYDAIRAEVDPDGAFARIVVTSSGLRALPRGGFWARALDPLVPDPEDIAEVTVETVYEVRPGEPFVRIETTLTNTGEDGAPVFAFGDVWMRGGRSGRIFLGNTLAPEASRGFRNMGFARDGFPSADAIAAFTHLGLVGVEGFPPIAYALASPERTEAGLPIFGVTEEHVSVAVSLLGSRSPSLGLLGLARALFRELEAGEQSVWSRRVYVAGRSDVAANSDRVFVDLGFADGRAGLRGALDTGARRAVLWVGTEAGAPVTSRRIASGEPFQIVLPPGRYQVELRVAGAQNTTRVIEVPEAAFAEVRFDTPTALAQLRFAPAFADGGPGRIIVEGRDGTPDPRFHDDLWDARLDGAPLPSAQMSRSLWFTGTPQDPAAVALPPGRYRLTATRGLDWNLAQIELTLAEPGSEAAVPPFELEALPPLAGVEVADLHVHAQASDDSQTPNEQRLRAYVAEGVHVLVATDHDHVPDYRPALARLGLADRLRVVHGVEITSSTPSAVAPWTIGHHNAWPVEPRPTLHRAGAPPSQNLLVGELYSKLRREHGAQVLQLNHPRGRKPARHDGSFFTHLSQGPAFDPAAPLDAPDHAPLLEAAADGTRALDFDAIEVMNGKSYNAYRLMRADWHALLRHGVRRTGTANSDTHGADQLAAYPRNYVWVGTDPRPEPQAGFDRALREGRSFGTTGPRIRRFQVGTAEAGALVPGGEAGFVAFEVDAADWVPLEEVRIVVNGDVVHRTTERTGRVPLALDADAFVVLEAGAPLDADAAAWRAAHPGPYTETVVPGFVSAAFSNPIYVDVDGNGRFDGPGVR
- a CDS encoding LptF/LptG family permease gives rise to the protein MMRHRPLGPTLTRAIAREIAVVAAVLTAVFGFVALLTEWLVFGQALGRGGGADAVTSWALEAGIALQAALPFASGLAVLLVAGRWSADRERDALAQCGVGPFAWWRPVGVVAVAAAVVAGVGSLWSTPASERALQIERAAWLDARPWDAMEPGHPMAFGAWRLAAESVRVDGSLARVRLFSPTLGDTLFARTGRLWRDPERGVGLELENGRALLAAGGAQELHFDALTLSLPAPVNWGGARNPADAVRGHGFAALATLVVGPDPRLAVAARRERQRRWAEPLWAFGWTLAAWPLALATRVRSRMRALGVGVAALAGSFAAQALGAGVAQAGLVGHGASVWTPHALLLLAGVAWRGRVRFGARTPSRRAASPARDGERHAVAFRSGILTRHIAARFLVLVGLSFGALFVFYLGIDFLERLAWFARHAAEPDEVARFYAARAPLLAARVVPFAMLAAAALLVGALAADGELVGLRASGVSGLRALAPVFVLTWLAVPGYFLLRDQVVPRTNAHADYLKRTEIKAQARSPATASTRAVWQRSGDRWVAADAFDAERGIARALTVFELDTEGLPAARSDADRAVHTGEGWWTLEDATTWTLGAGRNARRNGPERTRLQVGVGALDPMHLSNEGLTRAIARREQTGVPTTGLRTAFQARRAGALAPALLPAALVLFVLGGPPRLRWGRTLAFALGVSAGYVVLVGMTTTLGSQGVLAPGVAGWLPSAALAALAVALWPRARR